In one window of Candidatus Scalindua sp. DNA:
- a CDS encoding glycogen/starch/alpha-glucan phosphorylase — translation MNREITHNDLSNNNSPSADSLKKDVEYHIKNTLGLGLRGVTTVHKALQQKLFLHLYKALALALRDKIMDKWIATNRTYKEIDAKQLYYLSAEYLPGRFLGNNVINLGAQGEVEALLKTLDLNFNELENREMDAGLGNGGLGRLAACFLDSIATLELPGHGYGLRYDYGIFRQEILDGYQIEHPDQWLQHGNPWEIQREEDAVTVTFGGLIKREKNLTNKQKSEIVDGETVSTMPFDTPVVGFGNNTVNTLRLWSTSVPDYEQFDIQAFDQGDYGEALKNVLCHDDLTMVSILYPNDNHDSGKRLRLKQQYILVSASIQDIIRTYKKNHSSFDLFHKKVAIQINDTHPSLVITELMRILVDQEEIDWDRAWDITVKACAYTNHTVLSEALEQWDVSMMKKILPRNFEIVQIINHDFCVFVGKQYSGDMDRVRRVSIVEDGKVKMAHLAIVGSHSINGVAKLHTQILKEETLRDFYEIFPEKFNCKTNGITPRRWLLKSNPELASLITDRIGSGWITDLSELEKLEKYADDTGFLNKIMEIKLRNKERLKDYVYRQNPVKDEKGKIVEKIEVNQDSIFDVHAKRLHEYKRQLMNALHILMLYNELKGNPDKVIIPRTFFFAAKSAPGYEMAKTIIKFINILARVINNDRDVKGMITVVFLENYNVSLAEILLTAADVSEQISTAGLEASGTGNMKLALNGALTIGTMDGANVEMAEEIGEENMFIFGLRRDEVRHLKENGYNPGEECNKSGAIKRIINQLYSEELTHVPKERQILKRIADSLMHEDKHFILKDLIPYKEAQDKVSELYRDKISWAKKALLNIARSGKFSSDRTIREYSDEIWHLSKIPIK, via the coding sequence ATGAACAGAGAAATCACACATAATGACCTTTCAAACAATAATTCTCCCTCAGCTGATTCCCTTAAGAAAGATGTCGAATATCATATTAAAAATACACTGGGGCTTGGCTTAAGGGGTGTTACCACAGTCCATAAAGCGTTACAACAGAAACTTTTTCTCCACCTCTATAAAGCATTAGCGCTCGCCTTACGGGACAAAATCATGGATAAATGGATCGCCACAAACAGGACATATAAAGAAATAGACGCAAAACAGCTTTATTATCTCTCCGCAGAATATTTACCTGGCAGGTTTCTTGGAAACAACGTGATAAATCTGGGGGCGCAGGGCGAGGTTGAAGCTCTTTTGAAAACTCTTGATTTAAACTTCAATGAATTAGAGAACAGGGAAATGGACGCTGGACTTGGTAACGGGGGTTTAGGCCGTTTAGCAGCATGTTTCCTGGATTCGATTGCCACCTTGGAACTACCCGGCCATGGATACGGTCTGCGTTACGATTACGGAATTTTTCGTCAGGAAATTCTCGATGGATACCAGATTGAGCACCCGGACCAGTGGCTTCAGCATGGAAACCCATGGGAAATTCAGCGAGAAGAGGATGCCGTAACCGTTACGTTTGGAGGGCTCATAAAAAGAGAGAAAAACTTAACGAATAAACAAAAGAGCGAAATTGTGGATGGTGAAACGGTTTCTACAATGCCTTTTGATACCCCTGTTGTCGGCTTTGGCAACAATACCGTTAATACCTTAAGGTTATGGAGCACATCTGTTCCTGATTACGAACAGTTTGATATTCAGGCGTTCGATCAGGGTGATTATGGAGAGGCCTTAAAAAATGTTCTTTGCCATGACGACCTGACAATGGTTTCCATTCTCTATCCAAATGACAACCACGATTCAGGAAAACGACTGCGTTTAAAACAACAATATATTCTTGTATCAGCCAGTATCCAGGATATTATCAGGACATATAAAAAAAACCATTCGTCTTTTGACCTTTTCCACAAAAAAGTAGCTATTCAGATCAACGACACGCATCCATCCCTGGTGATCACAGAACTGATGAGGATCCTGGTAGACCAGGAAGAAATTGACTGGGACCGGGCCTGGGACATCACCGTCAAGGCCTGCGCTTACACCAACCACACTGTCCTGAGTGAGGCGTTAGAACAATGGGATGTAAGTATGATGAAGAAGATTCTTCCAAGGAATTTTGAGATTGTTCAAATCATCAACCATGACTTCTGTGTATTTGTAGGGAAACAATACTCAGGAGACATGGACCGTGTCCGTCGTGTTTCTATCGTGGAAGATGGAAAGGTGAAAATGGCGCATCTGGCTATCGTAGGCAGTCATTCGATCAACGGAGTAGCCAAACTGCATACCCAGATTCTGAAAGAAGAAACACTGCGCGATTTTTACGAGATCTTTCCCGAAAAATTTAATTGTAAGACTAACGGTATTACTCCACGAAGATGGTTACTGAAATCCAACCCCGAACTCGCCAGTCTGATTACAGACAGAATCGGCAGCGGATGGATAACTGATCTGTCAGAACTTGAAAAACTGGAAAAGTATGCAGATGATACCGGCTTCCTGAACAAGATCATGGAAATCAAGCTTCGGAACAAAGAGCGGTTAAAGGACTACGTATACAGACAAAATCCAGTCAAGGACGAAAAGGGTAAAATTGTTGAAAAGATAGAAGTCAACCAGGATTCAATATTTGATGTTCATGCCAAGAGACTGCATGAGTACAAAAGACAATTAATGAATGCCCTCCATATTCTCATGTTATATAATGAATTAAAAGGAAATCCCGACAAAGTAATCATACCGAGAACATTCTTTTTTGCAGCAAAGTCTGCCCCGGGATATGAAATGGCAAAAACTATTATAAAATTTATCAACATCCTCGCACGAGTTATCAATAACGATCGAGACGTTAAGGGTATGATTACCGTCGTGTTTCTGGAAAACTATAATGTATCGCTGGCAGAGATACTTCTGACGGCAGCTGATGTGAGTGAACAGATATCCACCGCAGGGCTTGAAGCTTCAGGGACAGGAAATATGAAGCTTGCCTTAAACGGAGCACTCACAATCGGAACGATGGATGGGGCAAATGTTGAAATGGCTGAAGAGATAGGAGAGGAAAATATGTTCATATTCGGGCTGAGAAGAGATGAGGTCAGACACTTAAAAGAAAACGGATATAATCCCGGTGAAGAATGTAACAAATCAGGAGCTATCAAGAGAATCATCAACCAATTGTATTCAGAAGAATTGACTCATGTTCCGAAAGAAAGACAAATCCTCAAACGGATCGCAGATTCATTAATGCATGAGGATAAACATTTCATTCTCAAGGATTTAATACCCTATAAAGAGGCTCAGGATAAAGTATCAGAATTATATCGGGATAAAATTTCCTGGGCAAAAAAAGCCTTACTTAATATCGCAAGGTCGGGTAAATTCTCAAGTGATAGAACTATCAGAGAGTACAGTGATGAAATCTGGCATTTAAGTAAGATACCGATTAAATAA
- a CDS encoding efflux RND transporter periplasmic adaptor subunit has protein sequence MKRHFILVSLIALLFHAGCETEHREHKKEDVKFLVTCPTRKDTSITRDYVCQIHAIQHIEIRALEGGYLEKTFVDEGQLVEKGQLIFQIMPVIYQAEFEKAQAEAEGAKIEYLNTKSLADNNVVSPNELAMSKARFDKAKAEMDLAQAHLRFAEIRAPFDGLMGRFQVRLGSLLEEGELLTTLSDNSEMWVYFNVPEAEYLDYKTRKKNDSPVEVKLQMANNQLFEHPGVVTAIEADFNNETGNIAFRATFPNPEGLLRHGETGNILMTKALKNALLIPQKVTFEIMDKKYVFVIDENNVVRPRQITIGEEMTHIYVIKEGLTESDKILLQGLRKVRDKDVITYEFQEPDSVMAHLELYAE, from the coding sequence ATGAAAAGACATTTCATACTCGTAAGCCTGATTGCCCTGTTATTCCATGCAGGCTGTGAAACAGAACACAGAGAACATAAAAAAGAGGATGTCAAATTTCTGGTTACCTGCCCGACGAGAAAAGACACTTCCATTACCAGGGATTACGTATGTCAAATCCATGCCATACAACATATTGAAATAAGAGCACTTGAAGGAGGCTACTTAGAGAAGACTTTTGTTGATGAAGGGCAGCTGGTAGAGAAAGGGCAGCTTATATTTCAGATCATGCCCGTCATATACCAGGCCGAATTTGAGAAAGCACAGGCCGAAGCAGAAGGGGCAAAAATTGAATACTTAAATACCAAGTCGCTTGCGGACAACAATGTAGTATCTCCTAATGAGTTGGCAATGAGTAAGGCCAGATTCGATAAAGCGAAGGCTGAAATGGACCTGGCCCAGGCACACTTGAGGTTTGCGGAGATCAGAGCTCCCTTTGATGGTTTGATGGGCCGCTTCCAGGTAAGGCTTGGAAGCCTTTTGGAAGAAGGCGAACTGCTCACCACTTTGTCGGACAACAGTGAAATGTGGGTGTATTTCAATGTGCCGGAAGCGGAATATTTAGATTACAAAACAAGGAAAAAAAACGACAGCCCGGTAGAAGTCAAGTTACAAATGGCAAATAATCAGCTTTTTGAACACCCAGGAGTAGTTACCGCCATTGAAGCCGACTTTAACAACGAAACAGGCAATATTGCTTTCAGGGCAACATTTCCCAACCCGGAAGGACTGTTAAGGCATGGGGAAACAGGTAATATCCTAATGACCAAAGCTCTCAAAAATGCACTGCTGATCCCGCAGAAAGTCACTTTTGAGATCATGGACAAGAAATACGTTTTTGTCATAGATGAAAACAATGTGGTAAGACCAAGACAAATTACTATAGGTGAAGAAATGACGCACATCTATGTGATAAAAGAAGGTTTGACTGAAAGCGATAAGATACTATTACAAGGTCTGCGCAAAGTAAGAGATAAGGATGTAATAACCTATGAATTTCAGGAGCCCGATTCGGTAATGGCTCACCTGGAATTATATGCAGAATAA
- a CDS encoding efflux RND transporter permease subunit → MFSTILHRPIFAIVISLVIVFMGGLAITQLPVSQFPEIAPTTVNIFIAYPGSSADVLVNSTLIPLETAINGVQGMRYIASDATSAGEATIRIIFEPGTDPNQAVIRVKTRVDQVMPLLPLLVQREGVIITPIQPSMLMYVNLYSEDKDTDEMFLYNYSYTKMIPEIQRINGIAMAQILGSRKYAMRIWLKPDRMRAYNISAEEVMKSMAEQSIIGRPGRLGQSSGIHAQSVEYVLTYQGRYNKPEQYGNIIIRANEEGEILYLKDIANVELGSEFFDIYSNIDGHPAASIVLKQTVGSNAKDVIRQVKTKLEELKAEFPPEMDYKISYDVSQFLSASIEQVMHTLRDAFILVALVVFIFLGDWRSTLIPTLAVPVSLIGAFFVMQFFGLSINLVTLFALVLAIGIVVDDAIVVVEAVHAKMDKEHLSPYSATKQVMKEISGAIIAITMVMTAVFIPVSFMTGPVGVFYRQFSITMAASIIISGIVALTLTPVLCAIILKNTHGKTRRKSPIKWLLGYFNKGFEKLTGKYVGLLKLIANRRLVTFGILLVFGVGIFLVNMVVPTGFVPGEDQGTIYAIIQTPPGSTLELTNQVAQELQKICKETDDIESVVSLAGYEIMTEGRGSNAGTCLISLKEWSGRKQSVREIIEEMEEKTKDLGAIIEFFEPPPVPGFGSSGGFSLRLLDKTNSTDYHEFEKINNEFMDAMRRRNELSGLFTFYAANYPQYELEIDNKAAMQKGVSIERAIENLNILIGSTYEQGFIRFGRFFKVYTQSVPESRRFPSDIEKLYVKNKHDEMVPYSSFMKMKKTQGPNEITRYNLYNSAAIRGFPARGHTTGEAIQAIREIAEETLPIGYDIAWEGLSFDEAARGNEAVYIFAIVLIFVYLVLAAQYESFILPLAVIFSLPIGIFGSFLLLKLTGLANDVYAQVGMIMLIGLLTKNAVLIVEFAVQKHRQGATILDAAIEGARVRFRPILMTSFAFCAGLIPLVTATGPGAIGNRTIGSSSLGGMLMGTVFGVIVIPGLYYIFGKLIEGRQLVRGEYSEPLTEGYVHSKDIHLNVCTGLSTGLSKEDVPSKGR, encoded by the coding sequence ATGTTCAGTACAATTCTTCACAGGCCTATCTTCGCAATTGTCATATCGCTCGTCATTGTTTTCATGGGTGGATTGGCCATAACACAGCTACCGGTATCGCAGTTTCCGGAAATCGCTCCCACAACGGTAAATATTTTTATCGCTTATCCGGGCTCCAGTGCCGATGTGTTGGTTAATTCCACCCTTATTCCATTGGAAACGGCTATCAATGGTGTTCAGGGAATGAGGTACATAGCATCTGACGCTACCAGTGCCGGAGAGGCTACCATCCGGATAATATTTGAACCCGGTACTGACCCTAATCAGGCGGTTATAAGAGTGAAAACAAGGGTGGATCAGGTGATGCCCCTTCTTCCTCTGCTGGTTCAACGGGAAGGAGTCATCATCACACCGATACAGCCCAGCATGTTGATGTATGTGAACCTCTACAGTGAAGATAAAGATACCGATGAAATGTTCCTTTACAATTACTCCTATACCAAAATGATACCGGAAATACAACGAATTAACGGTATAGCGATGGCGCAAATACTGGGGAGTCGGAAATATGCAATGCGCATCTGGTTGAAACCTGATCGGATGCGGGCATATAACATCTCGGCAGAAGAAGTGATGAAGTCAATGGCGGAGCAAAGCATCATAGGCAGGCCGGGAAGATTAGGGCAAAGTTCAGGAATACATGCACAATCGGTGGAATATGTGCTGACATACCAGGGAAGGTATAACAAGCCGGAACAATATGGGAATATCATCATTCGGGCCAATGAAGAAGGTGAAATACTCTACCTGAAAGATATAGCCAATGTAGAGCTGGGAAGCGAATTTTTTGACATCTATTCCAACATTGACGGTCATCCGGCGGCATCCATTGTTTTAAAACAAACAGTCGGCAGTAATGCCAAAGATGTAATCAGGCAGGTAAAGACCAAACTGGAAGAATTAAAAGCGGAATTCCCACCGGAAATGGATTATAAGATCAGTTATGATGTATCGCAATTTTTGAGTGCCTCTATTGAACAAGTGATGCATACGTTACGAGATGCATTTATATTGGTAGCTTTAGTCGTATTTATCTTTCTTGGCGACTGGCGCTCCACGTTGATTCCGACACTGGCCGTTCCGGTATCCCTGATCGGCGCCTTCTTTGTCATGCAGTTTTTCGGACTTTCCATCAACCTGGTCACCTTATTTGCCCTTGTACTGGCCATTGGTATTGTCGTTGACGATGCCATTGTGGTGGTAGAGGCCGTACATGCCAAAATGGATAAAGAGCACCTGTCGCCATACAGTGCCACCAAACAGGTGATGAAAGAGATCAGCGGCGCCATTATTGCCATTACAATGGTTATGACAGCAGTATTTATCCCTGTCTCATTCATGACGGGCCCGGTAGGTGTATTCTACCGGCAGTTTTCCATTACGATGGCTGCTTCCATTATTATTTCGGGTATTGTTGCACTTACGCTTACACCGGTGCTGTGTGCCATCATATTGAAGAATACGCATGGTAAAACGAGAAGAAAATCACCGATCAAGTGGTTGCTCGGCTACTTCAACAAGGGGTTCGAAAAGCTGACAGGAAAATATGTAGGATTGCTGAAATTAATAGCAAACAGAAGATTGGTCACTTTCGGGATATTGCTGGTATTTGGTGTAGGGATATTCCTGGTAAATATGGTTGTTCCGACAGGATTTGTTCCCGGCGAAGACCAGGGAACAATCTATGCCATTATACAAACCCCTCCGGGCTCCACTCTGGAATTAACCAATCAGGTAGCCCAAGAACTGCAGAAAATTTGCAAAGAAACTGATGATATTGAATCGGTTGTTTCATTGGCGGGTTATGAGATCATGACAGAAGGACGAGGCTCTAATGCGGGGACATGCCTGATCAGCCTTAAGGAGTGGTCGGGCCGTAAACAATCGGTTCGTGAGATCATAGAGGAAATGGAAGAAAAAACGAAGGATCTTGGAGCCATCATAGAGTTTTTTGAACCACCTCCTGTGCCGGGATTTGGTTCTTCCGGCGGTTTTTCCCTGCGCCTGCTTGATAAAACCAATTCTACGGATTACCATGAATTTGAAAAAATAAATAATGAATTCATGGACGCCATGCGCAGGCGAAATGAGCTGTCCGGCTTATTTACCTTTTACGCGGCCAATTACCCTCAATATGAGTTGGAGATAGACAACAAAGCTGCAATGCAGAAAGGAGTGTCTATCGAAAGAGCAATAGAAAACCTCAACATTCTGATAGGGAGTACTTATGAGCAAGGATTTATTCGATTTGGCCGTTTTTTCAAAGTTTACACACAGTCGGTTCCGGAAAGCCGAAGGTTCCCATCGGATATTGAGAAACTGTATGTAAAAAATAAACATGATGAGATGGTGCCTTATTCATCATTCATGAAGATGAAAAAAACACAAGGCCCCAATGAAATTACCCGTTATAACTTATACAATTCGGCAGCCATCAGGGGATTTCCCGCACGGGGGCACACCACTGGCGAGGCCATACAAGCGATACGGGAGATAGCTGAGGAAACTTTGCCCATAGGGTATGACATCGCCTGGGAAGGCCTTTCGTTTGATGAAGCCGCACGGGGAAATGAAGCGGTTTATATCTTTGCTATCGTGCTCATTTTTGTCTATTTAGTGCTTGCCGCACAGTACGAGAGCTTCATCTTGCCACTGGCGGTAATCTTTTCTCTGCCGATCGGAATATTCGGTTCGTTTTTACTGCTCAAGCTCACGGGATTGGCCAACGACGTTTACGCCCAGGTGGGAATGATCATGTTGATCGGCCTGCTGACCAAAAATGCCGTGCTGATCGTGGAATTTGCCGTTCAGAAACATCGACAGGGAGCGACCATACTCGATGCGGCCATAGAAGGTGCCAGGGTGCGTTTTCGACCAATCCTGATGACTTCCTTTGCCTTTTGTGCGGGATTGATACCCCTGGTTACTGCCACCGGTCCTGGTGCCATTGGTAATCGTACCATAGGCTCATCCTCTCTTGGGGGTATGCTTATGGGAACCGTTTTCGGGGTAATCGTTATTCCCGGATTATATTACATATTCGGTAAACTCATCGAAGGCCGCCAACTCGTAAGAGGTGAATATAGCGAACCCCTGACCGAGGGATATGTACATTCAAAAGACATACATCTCAACGTTTGTACTGGCCTTTCCACCGGCCTGAGCAAAGAAGATGTACCTTCAAAGGGACGTTAG
- a CDS encoding TolC family protein — protein sequence MNKDNILRYIGIICISLVFKGCAPALLQKTENNSVPESYHDVQETTNTAQISLEEFFTDTNLITLVDIALQNNQELNITLQEIIIAGNEVRARRGEYLPFVNLKAGAGTEKVGEFTRSGAVEKNLDIKPGEEFPETLQDYLISANVSWEVDIWKKLRNAKKAAALKYLSTIEGKNFMVTKLVAEIASSYYELMSFDNLLEAIKKYIEIQKNALEIVKLQKQAAKATELAVRKFEAEVLKNQSYQYTIEQKITITENRINFLVGRFPQHVQRNSQGYNDLVPDTIHAGLPSQLLTNRPDIKQAELELAAAKLDVKVARARFYPSLGITAGVGYQAFEPKYLIRPESMLYNLAGDLAVPLINRNALKAAYCNANAKQIQAVYNYERTILNAYIEVVNKLSNISNLKKTYDLKAKEVEALTQSITLADKLFKSARADYLEVLMTQRDALQAKMELIETKVLQMNAMISIYQALGGGWKSIM from the coding sequence ATGAATAAAGACAACATATTGCGCTATATAGGGATAATCTGTATTTCTCTGGTATTCAAAGGCTGTGCACCTGCGTTGTTACAGAAAACAGAAAACAACAGCGTTCCTGAAAGTTATCATGATGTGCAGGAGACAACCAATACGGCACAGATCAGTTTGGAGGAATTTTTCACCGATACCAATCTTATAACTCTGGTTGATATCGCGCTGCAAAACAACCAGGAACTGAATATCACACTGCAGGAAATTATCATTGCTGGAAATGAAGTTCGAGCCAGAAGAGGGGAGTATCTGCCTTTTGTAAATCTTAAGGCAGGAGCCGGAACTGAAAAGGTGGGCGAGTTTACCAGGAGTGGGGCTGTTGAAAAAAATCTTGACATTAAACCCGGTGAGGAGTTCCCTGAAACACTGCAGGATTATCTGATATCCGCCAATGTTTCATGGGAAGTTGATATATGGAAAAAGTTGCGGAATGCCAAAAAAGCAGCGGCATTGAAGTATCTGTCCACAATTGAAGGGAAAAATTTCATGGTAACTAAGCTGGTTGCCGAAATAGCCAGTTCTTATTACGAACTGATGTCGTTCGATAACCTGCTGGAAGCAATAAAAAAGTATATTGAAATCCAAAAAAATGCCCTGGAAATCGTAAAGTTACAGAAACAAGCAGCTAAAGCCACCGAACTGGCAGTGCGTAAGTTTGAAGCAGAGGTGCTCAAAAACCAAAGTTATCAGTACACTATTGAACAAAAGATCACGATAACGGAAAACAGGATCAACTTCCTGGTCGGTAGATTTCCTCAGCATGTTCAGCGAAACTCTCAGGGATATAATGATTTGGTGCCTGACACGATCCATGCCGGTCTACCATCACAATTATTGACCAACCGTCCTGACATTAAACAAGCCGAACTGGAGCTGGCAGCAGCAAAGCTGGATGTGAAGGTCGCGAGAGCAAGGTTTTATCCTTCGTTAGGCATAACTGCAGGCGTAGGTTATCAGGCATTTGAGCCGAAGTATTTAATAAGACCAGAATCCATGCTGTATAATTTGGCCGGAGATTTGGCGGTACCCCTGATCAACAGAAACGCACTAAAGGCAGCCTACTGCAATGCAAACGCAAAGCAGATACAAGCTGTTTACAATTACGAACGTACCATTCTGAACGCTTACATTGAAGTTGTCAATAAACTGTCAAATATCAGTAACCTGAAAAAGACTTATGACCTGAAGGCAAAGGAGGTGGAGGCGCTTACCCAGTCGATTACTCTTGCAGATAAGCTGTTCAAATCGGCCAGGGCCGATTATCTGGAAGTGTTAATGACCCAACGTGATGCGCTGCAAGCGAAAATGGAATTGATTGAAACGAAAGTACTGCAAATGAACGCAATGATTAGTATTTACCAGGCGCTGGGTGGGGGATGGAAGTCAATTATGTGA
- a CDS encoding DNA adenine methylase encodes MNYPGGKGGVFQKLINLMPPHDVYIETHLGGGAVIRNKRPARSNFGIEIDSEVVEMWTNMHPIGFELVHDDAINYLNNYHFTGKELVYCDPPYLRETRKKYGRLYKYDYSRAQHIELLEVLKTLPCMVMISGYESTLYKESLRSWQTHSFQAVCHHGVATEWLWMNYSVPVGLHDYRYLGNNFRERERIKRKTKRWTAKLKSMPVLERQALLFAIDVFRER; translated from the coding sequence ATGAATTATCCAGGCGGCAAAGGAGGTGTATTCCAAAAGTTAATCAATCTTATGCCACCCCATGATGTCTACATAGAGACTCATTTGGGTGGTGGCGCTGTTATACGGAACAAACGACCTGCCAGGAGTAATTTTGGGATAGAAATTGACTCGGAAGTTGTTGAGATGTGGACAAATATGCATCCAATAGGTTTTGAACTGGTCCATGATGACGCAATTAATTATCTGAATAATTATCATTTCACAGGAAAAGAACTGGTATATTGTGACCCACCATATCTTCGCGAGACAAGGAAAAAGTATGGACGGCTATATAAATATGACTATAGCCGTGCGCAGCACATCGAACTTTTGGAAGTTTTGAAAACTCTTCCCTGCATGGTGATGATATCCGGTTACGAGTCAACCTTATACAAAGAATCATTGCGTAGCTGGCAGACACATTCTTTTCAGGCCGTCTGTCATCATGGCGTAGCAACGGAGTGGTTATGGATGAACTATAGTGTTCCGGTAGGACTGCACGACTATCGTTATCTTGGCAATAACTTTCGTGAGCGGGAACGGATAAAGAGGAAGACCAAAAGGTGGACAGCGAAACTTAAATCCATGCCTGTATTAGAACGTCAGGCGTTACTATTCGCCATAGATGTATTCAGGGAGCGATAG
- a CDS encoding ISKra4 family transposase codes for MVKRKIESSDNWRALFYGFLDTRLDKIEEEYSMEDLGEISKAVFEERAEILGQLILGFIERKFGHLLNQQSCDCPECGKGMQRQGKQSKTIQTLAGQFELTRPYFYCRACRLGYYPLDEALGLSESSKQYDVQDVEAWLSSETAYETASETYERITGVKLSEHHMHETTNAIGQEVGILDVCPPREEIDKQIENLSVDKFRRPIMMLALDGAHGPMRPEPSPHPRKGKRGKGEYKEIKGFRLYLIDGQTIIHLISWHQVCADHELAEYLVKIKEAGLIPHEKIRLGIIGDGAPWIWNRCKEIFPSAKEILDYYHCSEYVHGVANAHYGKETRESLQWCEATLTRIYYGYHEEVLGGLGKMKARTQDIQDKIDKFYTYLTNHCEKMDYSSAKRGGYHIGSGAIESANKFISHTRLKRSGAWWYIQNANNILKIRCAKYNGTYDKVIEKYKRDDQERIKNKKFKRSLRIVK; via the coding sequence GTGGTGAAAAGAAAGATAGAGTCATCCGATAACTGGAGAGCTTTATTTTATGGTTTTTTAGACACCCGATTGGATAAGATTGAGGAAGAGTACTCAATGGAAGATTTAGGAGAAATCTCAAAAGCTGTTTTCGAAGAGAGAGCGGAGATATTAGGACAACTGATTCTTGGGTTCATAGAGAGGAAATTTGGACATTTATTGAATCAGCAAAGCTGCGATTGCCCCGAATGCGGCAAGGGTATGCAAAGACAAGGAAAACAATCCAAGACTATCCAAACCCTTGCCGGACAATTTGAATTAACCAGGCCTTATTTTTATTGCAGAGCGTGTCGTTTAGGATACTATCCTTTAGACGAAGCCCTTGGATTGTCTGAATCATCGAAGCAATATGATGTGCAAGATGTGGAAGCCTGGTTGTCAAGCGAAACGGCCTATGAGACGGCCAGCGAAACCTACGAGAGAATAACCGGAGTAAAGCTGAGTGAACATCATATGCATGAGACCACGAATGCCATTGGTCAAGAAGTGGGAATTTTGGATGTCTGCCCGCCCAGGGAAGAGATTGATAAGCAGATAGAAAACCTCTCAGTGGATAAGTTTCGTCGTCCCATTATGATGCTTGCCCTGGATGGAGCCCACGGGCCGATGCGTCCCGAGCCAAGTCCTCACCCCCGTAAAGGGAAAAGAGGCAAGGGAGAATACAAAGAGATTAAAGGTTTTAGACTGTATCTCATCGATGGTCAAACTATTATTCATTTAATTAGCTGGCACCAGGTTTGTGCAGATCACGAATTAGCAGAATACTTGGTTAAGATCAAAGAAGCCGGGCTTATTCCCCACGAGAAGATACGCCTGGGAATTATAGGAGACGGTGCTCCCTGGATCTGGAACCGATGTAAAGAAATATTTCCCTCGGCAAAAGAGATTCTCGACTATTACCATTGCTCGGAGTATGTCCATGGTGTAGCCAATGCCCATTACGGAAAAGAGACAAGAGAGTCTCTACAGTGGTGTGAGGCGACTCTGACAAGAATATATTATGGTTACCATGAAGAGGTGCTTGGCGGTCTTGGAAAGATGAAAGCCCGAACTCAAGATATTCAAGATAAAATTGACAAGTTTTATACCTATCTCACAAATCATTGTGAAAAGATGGATTACAGTTCCGCCAAGCGTGGAGGATATCACATTGGCAGCGGTGCTATTGAAAGCGCCAATAAATTCATTAGCCATACAAGGCTTAAACGATCAGGAGCTTGGTGGTATATCCAAAACGCTAATAACATACTCAAGATCAGATGCGCGAAATATAACGGTACTTACGATAAAGTTATCGAAAAATACAAAAGGGACGACCAGGAAAGAATTAAAAATAAAAAATTTAAGAGAAGTCTTCGAATTGTTAAATAA
- a CDS encoding radical SAM protein: MNRLYLVVNEIFKSIQGESSYAGIPCTFIRLTGCNLRCTYCDTTYAYDKGIEMSLETIEKKIEGYCCKNVCITGGEPLLQEAVHELIRGLLQLKYKVFVETNGSVNISVLPGNVIRVMDIKCPDSRMHGEMDWSNIKGLRPDDDIKFVISSREDYEWAKQITLAHDLTRKSNVLFGVVYGRLEPGILAELILRDKLNVRFQLQLHKYIWPNRVRGV; the protein is encoded by the coding sequence ATGAACCGATTATATCTCGTTGTAAACGAAATCTTCAAGAGTATACAGGGTGAATCTTCTTATGCCGGGATCCCGTGCACATTTATTAGATTGACTGGCTGTAACCTCAGGTGCACATATTGTGATACCACATACGCTTATGATAAAGGTATCGAAATGTCCCTGGAGACCATAGAAAAAAAAATAGAAGGTTATTGTTGCAAAAATGTGTGTATCACGGGTGGAGAACCATTATTGCAGGAAGCTGTTCATGAACTTATCAGGGGACTGCTTCAATTGAAATATAAGGTATTTGTTGAGACAAATGGAAGTGTGAACATCAGTGTACTGCCCGGAAACGTCATCAGGGTTATGGATATTAAATGCCCGGACAGCCGTATGCACGGAGAAATGGACTGGAGTAATATAAAAGGACTCAGACCTGATGATGACATTAAGTTTGTCATATCATCAAGGGAAGATTATGAATGGGCAAAACAGATCACCCTGGCACATGATTTAACACGGAAATCTAACGTGCTGTTTGGTGTTGTGTATGGTAGATTGGAGCCAGGAATACTAGCGGAATTAATTTTAAGGGACAAGCTTAATGTACGGTTTCAGCTGCAGCTCCATAAGTATATTTGGCCAAACAGAGTAAGAGGTGTTTGA